Within Bacillus sp. Marseille-Q1617, the genomic segment CATCGATCTCGCCGTCGAAAAAATCTCTGGGGAAGATGCACTTAAAGCAGAAAAATTGGCCAACCTCGTGATCAGGGAAGCAAGGCCGATCGAAACGAAATGGATGACGGCAGAAGAAGCGGCTGCATATCCATTACGTAAGGCGCTTGCCGTATCCGATGATGTACGGCTGGTCATCATTCCGGACTTTGATTACAACGGCTGCGGGGGCACACATCCCCGCTCAACTTCAGAAGTGGGGGCCGTTAAAATCCTCGATTGGGAAAAGCATAAAGGACACATACGTCTCCAGTTCGTGTGTGGAGACCGGGTCCTGGAACAGCTTCATCAAAAGAATGAAGTACTAAAGGATCTGACAGCCCTGCTTCAATCCCCTCAAGAAAAAATGAAAGACGCAGCCCGTCAGCTGATCGATAAAGTCAAACTGCAAGAAAAGCAGATGGACGAATTGAAACAGGAACTGATAAAGTATGAAGCGGCAGAACTTTGCGGTAAAGTAATCCCGCTTGCAGAGGGCACCGGATTCATTAAAGGGTCCTATCAGAACCGCCCCATCCAAGAGCTTCAACAACTTGCCCGCCAGGTCATAGCCGAAAAAGAAGAAGCGGTTGTATTCCTTGCAGTCCA encodes:
- a CDS encoding DHHA1 domain-containing protein, which translates into the protein MTTKLYYEDAYLTTFGTTIHHQGQEEDGRWYVVLEQTAFYPTGGGQPYDEGSLNGIKVLDVEEAAGEIRHYIERPFEELPEAAMGKVDWKRRFDHMQQHAGQHILSAAFAEELGYETISFHLGKDILTIDLAVEKISGEDALKAEKLANLVIREARPIETKWMTAEEAAAYPLRKALAVSDDVRLVIIPDFDYNGCGGTHPRSTSEVGAVKILDWEKHKGHIRLQFVCGDRVLEQLHQKNEVLKDLTALLQSPQEKMKDAARQLIDKVKLQEKQMDELKQELIKYEAAELCGKVIPLAEGTGFIKGSYQNRPIQELQQLARQVIAEKEEAVVFLAVQNDDKLQVVGAKGKQADQNLKELAPEIFALINGKGGGKEDFIQGGGEPAVSPEALLDEIEKLLK